The genomic interval ATCCGGCGACGGGTTCGAACACCTCGGTCTGTCTGAAATTCACCGATCCGGCGATCAGGGACGGCGCGGCATTTGCCAAGGCGGTGGCCAAGCGGCTGGAGAAAGAGGACGTGGCGCTGGATGCCGGGGCCTATCGCGATGCCCCACCCGGTCTGCGGATCTGGTGCGGATCCACGGTAGAGACATCCGATGTGGCGGCGCTGATGCCCTGGATCGAATATGCCTATCGCGCGGAGCTGGCTGCGCAGTGAATATGCGTCCCGCGACGGCGGGGGGCCAGCCCCCCGCACCCCCCGGGATATTTCAGTCAAAGAAGAAAATGCGCCTGAGAGGCCAATGCCCGGGCGCGGCGTATGAAGGATAAGTGACATGCCGAAGGTTCTTGTGTCCGACAAGCTGTCGGAAACCGCCGTTCAGATTTTCCGCGACCGCGGTGTCGAGGTGGATTACCTGCCCGATCTGGGAAAAGACAAGGAAAAGCTGGCCGAGGTGATCGGTCAATATGACGGGCTGGCCATCCGCTCTGCCACCAAGGTGACGGAGAAGCTGCTGGCGGAGGCCGCGAATCTGAAGGTGATTGGCCGCGCCGGGATCGGCGTCGACAATGTCGATATTCCCGCCGCCTCGAAAAAGGGGGTGATCGTGATGAACACGCCCTTTGGCAATTCGATCACCACCGCCGAGCATGCGATTGCGATGATGTTTGCCGTGGCGCGGCAATTGCCCGAAGCCAGCGTCAGCACCCATGCCGGGAAGTGGGAGAAGAGCCGCTTCATGGGGGTGGAGCTGTTCAACAAGACGCTGGGCGTGATCGGTGCGGGGAATATCGGCTCGATCGTCATCGACCGGGCGCTTGGGCTGCATATGAAGGTGCTGGCCTATGATCCCTTCCTGTCGGAGGAGCACGCGGCCGAGATCGGCGTGAAGAAGGTCGAACTGGACGAGCTGCTGGGCAAATCCGATTTCATCACCTTCCATGTGCCGCTGACCGACAAGACCCGCAATATTCTGTCGCGCGAGGCGATTGCCAAGCTGAAGCCCGGCGTGCGGATCATCAACTGTGCCCGTGGCGGTCTCGTCGATGAAGAGGCGCTGGCCGAAGCGCTGAAGGTCGGGCGCGTGGCCGGGGCCGCCTTTGACGTCTTTGCAGTCGAGCCTGCGACGGAAAGTCCGCTGTTCAATCTGCCGAATGTGGTGGTGACGCCGCATCTGGGCGCCTCGACCAGCGAGGCGCAGGAGAATGTCGCCCTGCAGGTGGCCGAGCAGATGTCGGATTACCTGCTGACCGGCGCGGTGCAGAACGCGCTGAACATGCCCTCGGTCACGGCCGAAGAGGCCGCCATCATGGGGCCCTGGATCAAGCTGGCCAGCCATCTGGGTGCCTTTGTCGGGCAGGCTACGGATGAGCCGATCAAGGCGATCAACATCCTTTACGACGGCGTCGTTTCCGAGATGAACCTGAACGCGCTGAATGCCTCGGTCATTGCCGGGGTGATGAAGGCCACGAACCCGGATGTGAACATGGTCTCGGCCCCGGTCATTGCGAAGGATCGCGGCATCCAGCTGTCGACCACCAAGCAGGACAAGGCCGGCGTCTTCGAGGGGTATATCAAGCTGACGGTGGTGACCGAGAAGCGCGAACGTTCGATCGCGGGGACTGTCTTCAGCGATGGGAAGCCGCGTTTCATCCAGATCCGCGGGATCAATATCGATGCCGAGGTTGGCGCGCATATGCTCTATACCCGCAACAAGGACGTGCCGGGGGTGATCGGTGCCCTGGGTTCG from Paracoccus fistulariae carries:
- the serA gene encoding phosphoglycerate dehydrogenase, which codes for MPKVLVSDKLSETAVQIFRDRGVEVDYLPDLGKDKEKLAEVIGQYDGLAIRSATKVTEKLLAEAANLKVIGRAGIGVDNVDIPAASKKGVIVMNTPFGNSITTAEHAIAMMFAVARQLPEASVSTHAGKWEKSRFMGVELFNKTLGVIGAGNIGSIVIDRALGLHMKVLAYDPFLSEEHAAEIGVKKVELDELLGKSDFITFHVPLTDKTRNILSREAIAKLKPGVRIINCARGGLVDEEALAEALKVGRVAGAAFDVFAVEPATESPLFNLPNVVVTPHLGASTSEAQENVALQVAEQMSDYLLTGAVQNALNMPSVTAEEAAIMGPWIKLASHLGAFVGQATDEPIKAINILYDGVVSEMNLNALNASVIAGVMKATNPDVNMVSAPVIAKDRGIQLSTTKQDKAGVFEGYIKLTVVTEKRERSIAGTVFSDGKPRFIQIRGINIDAEVGAHMLYTRNKDVPGVIGALGSTLGDLGVNIANFTLGRETAGNDAIAILYLDEAISDQALAALQKTGKFLQARRLQFEI